The following nucleotide sequence is from Embleya scabrispora.
GGGCCGCTACGAGACGGTGGTCCGCGTCGGTACGGCCGACGGCCTGCCGATACTCACCCTGACCTCGCCGTCCCGCAGCGCCGACATGCCGTGGAACGCTCCCGCAGCCGCATATCTGCACCACCTGAGCGCCGGTCTCGGCGAGGCGCACGGCTGGTCCCGCAGACGCGCCGCCCGCTACCTCGCCGGCTGCCCGGGCGCGGCCGGCACCTGGACCGAGGACACGATCGCCGCGCTGCCGAGCCCCCCGGACCCGCCGAGTCGACCGCTCCCCGATCCGGCGTCATCCCCCGATCGTCCCCCGCGATGTCCACGGATCGGTTGATCACGGCGAGCCGGTGGTCTTGGATGGCCGTGTATCGCGCATGTATGGCGCGTATCGCATCGGGAACTCGGGGGTTACGGCATGACGACCGATTTCGACTCGATACTCAATCCCGGGCTACCCCGGGTGAAGGTGAACGACAGTACGTTCGCCGCCACGAACACGCCCGACCCGCGCCCGGGTTGCGCACCGCAGGCACCCGACGTACACGTCGAGCCGGGCACACTGGACACCGCCGCCGGCCGACTGCGGGAGATCGCGGGGGACTTCCGCACCACCGGCCTCAAGGGCGTCACCGCGCTCGAACCGGTGTCCAGGGCACTCGGCGGCTTCGACCTGGCCAAGGCGGTGGACGCCGCGCACACCGCGTGGCACGACCGCACCATCGCGGTCGCCGACACCCTCGCGGGCCGGGCCGGCGACCTGAACACCGCGGCGACCACATGGCGCAACACCGAGGGATCCGTCTGCACGACCTTCGGAGGCTGACGTGGTCGATTTCATCCACCTGCGCGACGTCGACCTGGGCGCACTCGTCACCGCGGCCGAGATATGGGCCACGCTGCCCGACCGCATGCACACCCAGCACGGCGACGTGGACCGCGACGTGGTCTCCCCGCTCGCCGGCGGCGCCTGGAAGGGCGCCGAGGCCAACGCCGGCATCGGCGAACTCCGGGCCATGTCCGGCCAGATGGAGGACGCGCACACCGAGGCGGCGGCGCTGCGCACGGTGCTGCTCGACGCGGCGAGCGACCTGAAGACCGCCAAGGAGCACCTGACCAAGGCGATCACCGACGCGGCCGACCAGAAGTTGACCGTGGACGACAGCGGCGGCGTGCACTGGACCGCGCCGTCGTACGCCCGCAACCTGCCCCCGGACGACTACGACGCGGTGACGAAACCGCTCGAGGAGGCGGCGAGGGGCATCGCGGACCGGATCGGCCGGGCGCTGACCGAGGCCACCGCCGCCGACCAGCGCGCCGCCTTCGCGCTGAACGCGGACACGCGCGGCGACGATCCGAAGAAGTTCAACGGCAAGGCGGTCGGCGCGGGTCCGGCCCAGGACGCCCGGCGCGCCACCGACCTGGCCAACCGGCTGATGATGCTCGACCCGGCCGAGCGCGGCGAACTGCGCAATCTGCTTGCCGCCAACGCCGACGACCCCACGTTCAGTACCCCGTTCCTGAACCAACAGGGTCCGCGCGGCACGCTCTGGCTGGCGGGGATGATCGCCAAGCTCGGCGGTGTCGATGCACCCAAGGGTTTACAGGAGGACCTGAAGGCGATCCAGGCCGACCTCGGTCGGGTGCTGGCCGCCGGTACCGGAAAGGGTGCCGGACCGCACGTCGATCGCGCGTGGGTCGACGAACTCATGCGGGCGGGCCGGGAGAAGACCGACATCGGGCTGTATTCGTTTCGGCCCTACGGATACCAACTCCTGGGCACCCTGCTCGACACCGGGCATCAGGACACCGATTTCCTGCGCCTGATCGGTCAGGACATGCGCGCCATGGAGCGGGACGATCCCGCCGTATGGATGAGGAACACGCCGTCGGGCGCGATGTACAACGGGTTCCGACTCGACATCGCCGACGGACACGGGGCTGGGCTCGACCCGATGACCGGCCTGATGGCCGCCTTCGGCAACAACCCCGAGGCGTCGAAGGAGTTCTTCGACCCGGCCAAGCACCCCGGCGAGGTCGGCTACATGCTCAAGCGGCACTGGTTGCCGGACTGGGCCGGTGCGGGGCCGATCCCCGAGGGGTACGACCCGCCCGGCCTCGACCAGTTGGGCCGGGCGCTGGAGGCCGCCTCGACCGGGCGGACTCCGGGCGGCGGCTACGGACTGCCCGGCGGCCCGCATCCGCCGCACGACGAGACGATGCGGCAGATCATGCGGGACACCGTCGCCACGCTGGGCGGCGAGGACGGCCTGCGCGGCACGTTCGCGGCCAACCTGCGGGACAGCGTCGGCAACATGGTCGCGTCCTTCATGGGCGACGGCGTGTACGACCAACTCGTCGCCAAGGACGGGCAGAACGGCTCGATGTTCCACGACCGGGACCTGATGCGGGTGATCACCGGCGCGGGCAACGACCCCGAGGCGTTCGCGGTGATGCACGGCGCCACCGTCGAGCACGCCGCCGGCGTGCTGGCCACGCACCCGGTGGTCAAGGCGCCGGGGGCACTGCCGGCGATGGACGTCGAGGCCCGGCAGGCGTTCAACGCGCTGGGCACGATGGACGGTCTGCGTGACGAGTCGATCGTGGCGGCGCGCGAGGCGGGGGTCACCGAGGCGACCTGGAACCGCAAGTACCAGACCCTCGCGAGCGCGCAGATCCTGAGCTACATCCCGCACGTCGGCATTCCCGCCGGCCGGATGATGGACATCTACACCGCACACGCCCTGGCCGCCGACACCGCCGCCCTCGAACACGGCTCCGGGCTCAGCCGGACCGAGAACTACTGGAGTGGCTGGTCCAGTTCGCAGGCGATGGCGGAGGAGTACGCGCGGGCGAACACCACGAATCCGGAGGAGATCGCCGATCTGGCCGAGGACCGCCGGGCCCAGGCGATGGACACCGCCGCCCGCCGACTGGGCCGCAAGTAGCCCGATCGAGCCCGCCGCCCACTCCCCCGGGCGGCGGGCTCACCCGGATCCGCCGACGGCCCCGGCGCGCGACGAAGGCGATCCGGGCGGCACGAGCCCCGGCGGCGGCGTTCGGCCGCTCGTGCCGTCGACGCGCACATGGGGGCGGTCCCAGGGGCGGTCGGCGGCCAGGTGCGCGGCCTCGGCGGCGCGCCACAACCGCCAGAACCAGGCGAGCCCGGGCCCGTCGCGCTCCAGCGCGCGGGCGGCGGCGACCTCGTCCGGGGTGTCGACCAGGATGCGCAGCGCGGTGACCGTGCCGAGTTCCCGCCGGGCCGCGCCGACGCCCTCCAGGACCACCACCGGGGCGGCCGGTATCTCGCGGTAGCCGCCGATCCGATAGGCGGGCCAGTCGTAGCTGTCGCACCGCGCCGCCTCGTGCCGGGCCAGCGGCGCCAACAACTGCTCGCGCAGCCGCGGCAGCCAGCCGAAGAAGTCGCCGGGCCGGGCGAAGTCGTCCAGCCGCACCACGGGAGCGCCGGGCACGTGCGCGGCGAGCGCGTCGGCGAACGTGGTCTTACCGGAGCAGCCGATCCCGTCCACCACGATCAGCCGGGTCCCGCCGACGGACGGCGGGAGCGCCATGGCACGCGCGGCCAACCGGGCGGCCGTCGCGCACCGGCGCGGATCGGGCCGTTCCGGCCGTTCGGTGGACATCGGCGCAGCCTACCCATCACCACGAACACACCCGCCGGGGGCCGGCGGCCACGCAGCCCGTTCCAGTACGTTTGTACCTGTACATCTGTACAACTCGGTGGGGAGGGTGCGTGGCCTGGTTGTTCCTGGGGTTGGCGATCTCGTGTGAGGTGATCGCGACCAGTCTGCTCAAGAGCACCGACGGCTTCACCCGGCTGTGGCCGACGCTGGTGTGCCTGGGCGGCTATGCCGGCGCCTTCTACCTCCTGACGCTTTCGCTGCGCCAATTGCAGGTGGGCACGGCGTACGCGATCTGGTCGGGGCTCGGGACGGTGGCCATCGCCCTGGTCGGCGCGGTGTTCCTGAACGAGCCGATGACCCTGCTCAAGGCGTTCGGGATGGCCCTGGTGATCGCGGGCGTCGTGGTGCTGAACCTGGGCGGTGCGCATTGACCGCGACCCGGGATCCGGAGGGCCGCCGGTTGCGGATCGTGCGCGGCGCCGTCCAGGCCATCGCCGAGGTGGGCGTCGGCAACACCACACACCGCCTGGTCGCGGCGCGGGCCGAGGTCCCGTTGGGGGCGACCACGTACTACTTCGCCTCGCTCGACGACCTGGTCGCCGCGGCGTTGGCGTACGCGTCGGCGGAGACCGTGCGGATGGTGGACGACTGGGCGGC
It contains:
- a CDS encoding uridine kinase family protein, with product MSTERPERPDPRRCATAARLAARAMALPPSVGGTRLIVVDGIGCSGKTTFADALAAHVPGAPVVRLDDFARPGDFFGWLPRLREQLLAPLARHEAARCDSYDWPAYRIGGYREIPAAPVVVLEGVGAARRELGTVTALRILVDTPDEVAAARALERDGPGLAWFWRLWRAAEAAHLAADRPWDRPHVRVDGTSGRTPPPGLVPPGSPSSRAGAVGGSG
- a CDS encoding DMT family transporter — translated: MAWLFLGLAISCEVIATSLLKSTDGFTRLWPTLVCLGGYAGAFYLLTLSLRQLQVGTAYAIWSGLGTVAIALVGAVFLNEPMTLLKAFGMALVIAGVVVLNLGGAH
- a CDS encoding DUF6571 family protein; this translates as MVDFIHLRDVDLGALVTAAEIWATLPDRMHTQHGDVDRDVVSPLAGGAWKGAEANAGIGELRAMSGQMEDAHTEAAALRTVLLDAASDLKTAKEHLTKAITDAADQKLTVDDSGGVHWTAPSYARNLPPDDYDAVTKPLEEAARGIADRIGRALTEATAADQRAAFALNADTRGDDPKKFNGKAVGAGPAQDARRATDLANRLMMLDPAERGELRNLLAANADDPTFSTPFLNQQGPRGTLWLAGMIAKLGGVDAPKGLQEDLKAIQADLGRVLAAGTGKGAGPHVDRAWVDELMRAGREKTDIGLYSFRPYGYQLLGTLLDTGHQDTDFLRLIGQDMRAMERDDPAVWMRNTPSGAMYNGFRLDIADGHGAGLDPMTGLMAAFGNNPEASKEFFDPAKHPGEVGYMLKRHWLPDWAGAGPIPEGYDPPGLDQLGRALEAASTGRTPGGGYGLPGGPHPPHDETMRQIMRDTVATLGGEDGLRGTFAANLRDSVGNMVASFMGDGVYDQLVAKDGQNGSMFHDRDLMRVITGAGNDPEAFAVMHGATVEHAAGVLATHPVVKAPGALPAMDVEARQAFNALGTMDGLRDESIVAAREAGVTEATWNRKYQTLASAQILSYIPHVGIPAGRMMDIYTAHALAADTAALEHGSGLSRTENYWSGWSSSQAMAEEYARANTTNPEEIADLAEDRRAQAMDTAARRLGRK
- a CDS encoding WXG100 family type VII secretion target — its product is MTTDFDSILNPGLPRVKVNDSTFAATNTPDPRPGCAPQAPDVHVEPGTLDTAAGRLREIAGDFRTTGLKGVTALEPVSRALGGFDLAKAVDAAHTAWHDRTIAVADTLAGRAGDLNTAATTWRNTEGSVCTTFGG